From the Quercus lobata isolate SW786 chromosome 6, ValleyOak3.0 Primary Assembly, whole genome shotgun sequence genome, one window contains:
- the LOC115995411 gene encoding uncharacterized protein LOC115995411, whose amino-acid sequence METAVNHGINVPYTSTTANHRPLNVLRLQAHVPFAMRRASANIIIANLNNRLQKPQPLCAHTHYSMAEKDPTSKAQPFESKTEGIKNKELEEEEESKKLPPPPEKPLPGDCCGSGCVRCVWDVYYEELEEYDKLYKTDSKPKS is encoded by the coding sequence ATGGAAACGGCTGTAAACCATGGAATAAACGTTCCGTACACGTCAACAACAGCCAATCATCGTCCCCTGAATGTCCTTCGACTCCAAGCCCATGTTCCCTTTGCCATGAGACGAGCCTCTGCCAATATAATCATCGCCAACCTCAACAATCGCCTCCAAAAGCCACAACCCCTTTGCGCTCACACCCACTACTCCATGGCCGAAAAGGACCCAACAAGCAAAGCTCAACCATTTGAATCAAAAACTGAAGGCATCAAGAACAAGGagctagaagaagaagaagaatcgaAGAAATTGCCTCCGCCGCCAGAGAAGCCATTGCCAGGGGATTGTTGTGGCAGTGGATGCGTGCGGTGCGTGTGGGATGTGTATTATGAGGAGCTCGAGGAATATGACAAGCTTTACAAAACTGATTCCAAGCCCAAATCTTGA
- the LOC115993988 gene encoding glutaredoxin-C3 has translation MRSFQLRGVVVVVVVVVAVVGLLLLGHIPKEVKASNSASAFVQNAIYSNKIAFFSKSYCPYCLRAKGILSELHEQPFVVELDLRDDGAEIQDVLLDLVGRHTVPQIFVNGKHIGGSDDLKAAVQSGQLQKLLSTS, from the exons ATGCGCAGTTTTCAGTTGAGGggggttgttgttgttgttgttgttgttgttgcagtggtcgggttgttgttgttgggtcACATACCAAAGGAAGTCAAAGCCTCCAACTCGGCTTCGGCCTTCGTACAGAACGCCATCTACTCCAACAAGATTGCCTTTTTCTCCAAATCCTACTGCCC GTATTGCTTGCGTGCCAAGGGGATACTCAGTGAACTACATGAGCAGCCTTTTGTTGTTGAGCTTGACCTCCGAG ATGATGGGGCTGAAATTCAGGATGTTCTTCTGGATCTGGTAGGCAGACACACTGTCCCACAAATATTTGTGAATGGGAAGCATATTGGTGGCTCTGATG ATCTCAAAGCTGCAGTCCAGAGTGGACAATTGCAGAAACTTCTTAGCACAAGTTGA
- the LOC115994983 gene encoding aldehyde dehydrogenase family 3 member F1-like, translating to MEEVENSLGKLRQCFRSGRTRSVAWRKNQIRAVLKLIHDKEDAIFEALQQDLGKHPVETFRDEIGVVKKSANYALSNVKKWMAPKKQPVPLLFFPSKGEVLPEPYGVVLIFGSWNFPISVALDPLIGAISAGNAVVIKPSEQAPACASFLANILPLYLDDSAIKVILGGANESEQLLQHKWDKIFFTGSPRVASQVMTAAAKHLTPVTLELGGKCPAILDSLSSPSDMKVAVKRIVGGKWGACNGQACIGIDYVLVEDKFKSTLIEILQKYIKRFYGENPRKSGSISRIINKNHFERLQNLLKDPFVADSIVHGGSLDEEALYIEPTILLNPPLNADIMNEEIFGPLLPIITVDNIRESVDFINSRPKPLAIYAFTKDETFKRQILAETSSGSVTFNDALVQFLCDTLPFGGVGQSGIGRYHGKYTFDTFSHEKTVMQRAFFPELEPRYPPWNDFKLKFIRLAYDFDYLGILLLMLNLKR from the exons ATGGAGGAAGTAGAGAACAGCTTGGGCAAGCTAAGGCAATGCTTTAGGAGTGGTAGAACTCGAAGTGTTGCATGGAGGAAAAACCAGATAAGGGCTGTGCTTAAGCTCATCCATGACAAAGAAGATGCTATATTCGAAGCTCTTCAACAAGATCTTGGAAAGCATCCGGTTGAAACTTTCCGTGATGAG ATCGGGGTTGTGAAAAAATCTGCAAATTATGCTTTGAGCAATGTAAAGAAATGGATGGCCCCTAAGAAg CAACCTGTGCCTTTGTTGTTCTTCCCATCAAAAGGAGAAGTGCTGCCCGAACCGTATGGTGTGGTTCTCATATTTGGATCTTGGAACTTCCCTATCT CCGTGGCACTGGACCCATTAATAGGAGCTATATCTGCGGGGAATGCAGTGGTGATAAAACCATCAGAGCAAGCTCCAGCATGCGCTTCTTTTCTAGCTAATATTCTCCCTCTTTACTTGGATGACAGTGCGATTAAAGTGATTTTGGGTGGAGCAAATGAAAGTGAGCAACTGCTGCAGCACAAATGGGATAAAATATTCTTCACTG GAAGCCCACGAGTGGCGTCTCAAGTCATGACTGCGGCTGCAAAGCATTTGACACCTGTTACTCTTGAGTTGGGAGGAAAATGCCCTGCAATCCTGGATTCTCTCTCCAGTCCTTCAGATATGAAG GTGGCAGTCAAACGAATTGTAGGAGGGAAGTGGGGGGCGTGCAATGGGCAGGCATGTATAGGAATAGATTATGTACTCGTTGAAGACAAGTTCAAGTCTACTCTG atAGAAATATTACAGAAGTATATCAAGAGATTCTATGGAGAGAACCCAAGAAAATCTGGAAGTATTTCCAGAATAATAAACAAGAACCACTTTGAGAGATTGCAGAATCTTCTTAAGGACCCCTTTGTTGCAGATTCCATTGTTCATGGTGGTTCATTAGATGAAGAAGCACT GTATATCGAGCCCACAATATTGTTAAACCCTCCTCTTAATGCTGATATCATGAATGAAGAAATCTTTGGCCCTCTGCTTCCAATAATCACT GTGGATAACATTCGTGAAAGCGTTGACTTCATAAATTCAAGGCCAAAACCTCTTGCTATTTATGCCTTTACAAAAGATGAAACATTCAAGAGACAGATTTTAGCTGAAACATCCTCAGGAAGTGTTACATTCAACGATGCCTTAGTTCAA TTCCTATGTGATACTTTACCATTTGGAGGTGTTGGTCAGAGTGGCATTGGAAGGTACCATGGTAAGTACACTTTTGATACTTTCAGCCATGAGAAAACAGTAATGCAAAGAGCCTTCTTCCCTGAACTTGAGCCTAGGTATCCACCATGGAACGACTTCAAGCTGAAATTTATAAGATTGGCATACGATTTTGACTATCTTGGAATACTCCTCCTCATGCTGAATTTGAAAAGATAG